From a region of the Streptomyces tirandamycinicus genome:
- a CDS encoding bifunctional RNase H/acid phosphatase has protein sequence MRELVVEADGGSRGNPGPAGYGAVVRDAASGEPLVERAEYIGVATNNVAEYRGLIAGLKAARELDPDARVHARMDSKLVVEQMSGRWKIKHPDMKPLAAEAARIFPSGQVTYEWIPRERNKHADRLANEAMDAGRRGERWEPSASSAALSSSAEDVRAARVVGDAAAGAAKARAALNSRAGTADGSGAAAASRASGGAAVSSGAGVSGGTSVSGGTSVSGGAGVSGGAAAQGTLPKSTEVEGAGWGPDLGPPATFVLLRHGETALTPEKRFSGTGDHELSEVGRRQAEAVAAALATRGTIQAIVSSPLKRCRQTAEAVAARLGLDVRIDDGLRETDFGAWEGLTFGEVRERYGDDLDAWLASPKAAPTGGGESFATVAKRVAATRDRLVREYRGRTVLVVTHVTPIKTLVRLAIGAPPESLFRMELSAASVSAVAYYADGNASLRLLNDTGHLR, from the coding sequence ATGCGCGAGCTGGTCGTCGAGGCCGACGGCGGTTCCCGGGGAAACCCCGGACCGGCGGGCTACGGGGCGGTCGTCCGCGACGCGGCGAGCGGGGAACCCCTCGTGGAACGGGCCGAGTACATCGGCGTCGCCACGAACAACGTCGCCGAGTACCGGGGCCTCATCGCCGGTCTGAAGGCGGCCCGGGAACTCGACCCGGACGCACGGGTCCACGCCCGGATGGACTCCAAGCTCGTCGTGGAGCAGATGTCGGGCCGCTGGAAGATCAAGCACCCGGACATGAAGCCGCTGGCGGCGGAGGCCGCGCGGATTTTCCCGTCCGGGCAGGTCACATACGAGTGGATTCCGCGTGAGCGCAACAAGCACGCGGACCGGCTGGCCAACGAGGCCATGGACGCGGGACGGCGCGGCGAGCGGTGGGAGCCGTCGGCGTCCTCGGCGGCGCTGTCGTCCTCCGCCGAGGACGTCCGGGCGGCCCGGGTCGTCGGCGACGCGGCGGCGGGCGCGGCGAAGGCGCGTGCGGCACTGAACTCGCGCGCCGGGACGGCGGACGGGTCCGGGGCGGCGGCGGCTTCGCGTGCGTCCGGTGGCGCTGCGGTGTCCAGTGGTGCCGGGGTGTCCGGTGGTACCTCGGTATCCGGTGGTACCTCGGTATCCGGTGGTGCTGGAGTGTCCGGTGGTGCGGCCGCGCAGGGAACACTGCCCAAGAGCACCGAGGTGGAGGGCGCCGGCTGGGGCCCGGACCTCGGGCCGCCCGCGACGTTCGTCCTGCTGCGGCACGGTGAGACGGCGCTGACCCCGGAGAAGCGATTCTCCGGTACCGGTGACCACGAGCTGTCCGAGGTGGGCCGACGCCAGGCCGAGGCCGTGGCGGCGGCGCTGGCCACGCGCGGCACGATCCAGGCGATCGTCTCCTCACCGCTCAAGCGCTGCCGCCAGACCGCGGAGGCGGTCGCGGCCCGGCTCGGGCTCGACGTACGGATCGACGACGGGCTGCGGGAAACGGACTTCGGCGCGTGGGAGGGCCTGACGTTCGGGGAGGTCCGGGAGCGGTACGGCGACGACCTCGACGCCTGGCTGGCGTCGCCCAAGGCGGCGCCCACCGGCGGCGGGGAGAGTTTCGCCACGGTCGCGAAGCGCGTCGCGGCCACGCGGGACCGGCTGGTGCGCGAGTACCGGGGACGCACGGTTCTCGTGGTCACCCATGTCACCCCGATCAAGACCCTGGTGCGCCTGGCCATCGGCGCGCCCCCGGAGTCCCTGTTCCGGATGGAGCTCTCGGCGGCGTCGGTGTCGGCGGTGGCGTACTACGCGGACGGCAACGCGTCGCTGCGGCTGCTGAACGACACGGGCCACCTGCGCTAA
- the yaaA gene encoding peroxide stress protein YaaA, giving the protein MLVLLPPSEGKAASGRGAPLKPEALSLPALAGARAAVLDELVELCRGDEEKARDVLGLSEGLRDEVAKNAGLRTAGTRPAGEIYTGVLYDALGLATLDASARRRARKSLLVFSGLWGAVRIDDRIPSYRCSMGVKLPGLGALAAYWRAPMASALPEAAGSGLVLDLRSSAYAAAWRPKGEVAGRTATVRVLHSQIVDGVEKRSVVSHFNKATKGRIVRSLLEAGAAPKGPGELVEALRDLGYAVEAEAPGRPGKAWALDVVVTEIH; this is encoded by the coding sequence GTGCTCGTGCTGTTGCCGCCGTCCGAGGGCAAGGCCGCTTCGGGACGCGGGGCGCCGCTCAAGCCGGAGGCACTGTCCCTGCCCGCCCTGGCAGGGGCGCGCGCGGCAGTGCTGGACGAGCTCGTGGAACTGTGCCGGGGGGACGAGGAGAAGGCCCGGGACGTACTCGGGCTCAGTGAGGGCCTGCGCGACGAGGTCGCGAAGAACGCCGGGCTGCGCACGGCCGGGACACGCCCGGCGGGCGAGATCTACACGGGCGTGCTGTACGACGCGCTCGGCCTGGCCACCCTCGACGCCTCCGCGCGCCGCCGGGCCCGGAAGTCGCTGCTGGTGTTCTCGGGCCTCTGGGGGGCGGTCCGCATCGACGACCGGATCCCCTCGTACCGCTGCTCGATGGGCGTCAAGCTGCCCGGGCTCGGGGCACTGGCCGCGTACTGGCGGGCACCGATGGCGTCCGCGCTGCCCGAGGCGGCCGGAAGCGGGCTGGTCCTGGATCTGCGGTCGTCGGCGTACGCGGCCGCCTGGCGTCCGAAGGGCGAGGTCGCCGGCCGTACGGCGACCGTACGGGTGCTGCACTCGCAGATCGTCGACGGCGTCGAGAAGCGTTCCGTGGTGTCCCACTTCAACAAGGCGACCAAGGGGCGCATCGTGCGCAGCCTGCTGGAGGCGGGCGCCGCGCCGAAGGGGCCGGGCGAGCTGGTGGAGGCGCTGCGCGACCTCGGCTACGCGGTCGAGGCGGAGGCACCGGGAAGGCCGGGGAAGGCGTGGGCGCTCGACGTGGTGGTGACCGAGATCCACTGA